The following are encoded in a window of Artemia franciscana chromosome 5, ASM3288406v1, whole genome shotgun sequence genomic DNA:
- the LOC136027597 gene encoding zinc finger protein 664-like isoform X4: MMELPQTAGVAEVTTVSESALIKCEVEDALACNDEEFFDVPILLSPKCEDDPLANFLGISGPSKLELDTGESLVACSDNEGNLTCHQRVHTGEKPFKCYTCKKCFTTSSGLKVHQRVHTGEKPYKCDMCNRTFCSSSHLERHRRMHTGEKPFQCQICKKCFSRSTSLKDHKIVHTGEKLFKCDICNRTFSFKTGLNRHLKTHPKKKSDNS; this comes from the exons ATGATGGAATTGCCTCAAACTGCAGGTGTGGCTGAAGTCACCACTGTTTCTGAGTCTGCTCTTATTAAATGTG aAGTGGAAGATGCTTTAGCATGTAATGATGAGGAGTTCTTTGATGTTCCAATCTTGTTGTCCCCTAAATGCGAAGATGATCCTTTGGCTAATTTTTTGGGCATTTCAGGACCAAGTAAACTTGAATTGGACACTGGGGAATCCTTAGTCGCATGTTCTGACAATGAAG gcAATTTGACTTGTCATCAAAGAGTGCATACTGgtgaaaaaccatttaaatgttATACATGTAAGAAATGCTTTACTACATCAAGCGGTTTGAAAGTGCATCAAAGAGTACATACAGGCGAGAAACCGTATAAATGTGATATGTGCAACAGAACATTCTGTTCATCAAGTCATTTGGAGAGGCACCGAAGAATgcatacaggtgaaaaaccgtttcAATGTCAAATATGTAAGAAATGCTTTTCCCGATCAACCAGTTTGAAGGATCATAAAATAGTGCATACAGgtgaaaaactgtttaaatgtGATATTTGCAACagaacattttcttttaaaacaggCCTAAATCGTCACCTTAAAACCCACCCTAAAAAGAAATCTGACAATTCTtag
- the LOC136027597 gene encoding zinc finger protein 501-like isoform X1, whose amino-acid sequence MMELPQTAGVAEVTTVSESALIKCEVEDALACNDEEFFDVPILLSPKCEDDPLANFLGISGPSKLELDTGESLVACSDNEEMIHSRELKSHQRINKLKKQHTCGICQKNLSSSYNLKLHQRSHTGERPFKCDLCKKCFAQLSTLSTHLRVHTGEKPFRCDTCKKCFSRLGCLNVHQRVHTGGNLFKCDTCNGTFSTSSCLNRHRRVHTGERPFKCNVCDKCFSTSDHLNIHQRVHTGVKPFQCDVCKKCFSQSSQLNMHQRLHTGEKLFKCYTCNKCFFNLGNLTCHQRVHTGEKPFKCYTCKKCFTTSSGLKVHQRVHTGEKPYKCDMCNRTFCSSSHLERHRRMHTGEKPFQCQICKKCFSRSTSLKDHKIVHTGEKLFKCDICNRTFSFKTGLNRHLKTHPKKKSDNS is encoded by the exons ATGATGGAATTGCCTCAAACTGCAGGTGTGGCTGAAGTCACCACTGTTTCTGAGTCTGCTCTTATTAAATGTG aAGTGGAAGATGCTTTAGCATGTAATGATGAGGAGTTCTTTGATGTTCCAATCTTGTTGTCCCCTAAATGCGAAGATGATCCTTTGGCTAATTTTTTGGGCATTTCAGGACCAAGTAAACTTGAATTGGACACTGGGGAATCCTTAGTCGCATGTTCTGACAATGAAG AGATGATCCATTCAAGGGAACTGAAAAGCcatcaaagaataaataaactaaaaaagcaacATACTTGTGGTATATGTCAGAAAAACCTTTCTTCATCATATAATTTGAAGTTACACCAAAGATCACACACAGGTGAGAGACCGTTTAAATGCGATTTGTGCAAGAAATGTTTTGCTCAATTAAGCACTTTGAGTACGCATCTAAGAGTACACACGGGCGAGAAACCCTTTAGATGTGATACATGTAAGAAATGCTTTTCCCGATTAGGCTGTTTGAATGTTCATCAAAGAGTGCATACTGGTGGAAACCTGTTTAAATGTGATACGTGCAATGGAACATTTTCTACATCAAGTTGTTTGAACAGGCACCGAAGAGTACATACTGGTGAAAGACCATTCAAATGTAATGTATGTGATAAATGTTTTTCTACATCAGACCATTTGAATATTCACCAAAGGGTACATACAGGTGTGAAGCCGTTTCAATGTGATGTATGTAAGAAATGCTTTTCTCAATCAAGCCAGTTGAATATGCATCAAAGACTACATACAGgtgaaaaactgtttaaatgCTATACATGTAAcaaatgctttttcaatttaggcAATTTGACTTGTCATCAAAGAGTGCATACTGgtgaaaaaccatttaaatgttATACATGTAAGAAATGCTTTACTACATCAAGCGGTTTGAAAGTGCATCAAAGAGTACATACAGGCGAGAAACCGTATAAATGTGATATGTGCAACAGAACATTCTGTTCATCAAGTCATTTGGAGAGGCACCGAAGAATgcatacaggtgaaaaaccgtttcAATGTCAAATATGTAAGAAATGCTTTTCCCGATCAACCAGTTTGAAGGATCATAAAATAGTGCATACAGgtgaaaaactgtttaaatgtGATATTTGCAACagaacattttcttttaaaacaggCCTAAATCGTCACCTTAAAACCCACCCTAAAAAGAAATCTGACAATTCTtag